The sequence below is a genomic window from Granulicatella elegans.
TTCTAAATCCGCTAGTTTATCTTCATATTTTCCTTTAAAGCTCTTTAATTGAGCTTCTGTTTCCTTTAATGTTGTACGATACGCTTCATCACTTGGGTATAATAAACTCATATCCCAAGTAATCGATTGATCGACTTCACTACGTTTTACTAATTTTACATCACTCATCTGTATCCCTCCATACATTCTTTTGTATTGCTATTATAGCATATTATTTTTCATTCTCTAATGTATTCGTCATAAAACTATCTTCCATTAATCCATTCATCACTTCTGTAATTAATTCTGTATAAATTGCTTGCGTACAATCCTTCTTATTCCAACCATGAACGACTAAATTTGATAAGAGTAATTCATTAATATGGTACGAAACCGTAGCAGAAGTAATGCCCAATTGTTCCGCAATGCCTTTCACACTCTTTGTACCCTTTGCGATTTCGCAAAAAATTTGATACCTTGTTTTATCTCCTAAATTTTTGAAAACATTAATCCGTTCTTGTTGTTTATCCAATTTAGTCTGGATTATATGTTGAATCACTTCTAATGATTTTGCCCCTAGTATTAAAATTTCAGAATCTTGGAAAAAGAAATCCGATAATAATAAGGTTGGAATCACTGAAATTTCGTCCGATTTCCAGTCGATTTCCTCGATGAGTTTTGTCCCTGAAAATGCTTCTACTAAAATTGTTGGGTGCTCTTGAACAGTAGTTTCAAATTCCTCATAAGATTTTTCTAAAATTGGTAAATATTCTGCATACACTTTTTCAAATATTGGCTTCAGTGTTTGATGCAAGGTAATAAAATCTTCGACAAACTTTTTAGGTTGCGACATTATTGTAAAGTAATTCCAACGTAAAGTATCGTCAATCGGCAGATTTTTTAAGAAATCTAAAAATGCAAATTGATTCCCTAATAATTCTGTAACTTTATCTTCGACACTCGCTTCCTCTTCATCTTGCTTCACAATATTGGTCATTAATTGTTTCTTAATTTCCTCCTCATCTATTTTTTCTAAATCTTCTGCATACGCCTCAAAAGAACGATAATGAAGGATATTTTTTACATTCATAAAAAAATTGCTTAAAACATCATCCTTATAGTAATAACGAATGTTATCTTTATACGGTTCCAAAGGAATACTCATCTGTTTCATTTCTTCCACTATATCTTCTAATTGCTCTTCTAAAGATGATAAAGGACGTTCTTCATCTCGATCCTTTTTCAATATTAACATTGGATATAGGAGCTGATTAACAAACTCCATTTGTTCTTGTTTAAATTGCATTTTTCGCCTCCTTACTAGAATCATGATACATACGATTCGCTATTATTAAGAATACCACTAATCCCACAATAGAAACAACTAAACACACCGTTGCATTAAAATAATCTAAAATAATTCCAAAAACTAATTGTCCAATTGGAACAGAAATCGTAGATAACATTCCCAATGTAGTACCAATTCTTCCTAAAAATTGTTCGGGAATGATTTTTTCAGAAATCGTAGATAATTGAATATTAATGTATGTCGCTAAAATAGAAACTACGATAAATCCTACAAGTATACTTGCTATTGCCATCCATTGATTCATTGAAAAAATATCTCGAGCCATTGTCCCACACATGACCACAAATAATCCAACAACAAATCCAACTGTATATTTCAATAATAGATGAACAGGTTCTTTACTCTCTGTGATTAAACGATACGCAATAAGTGGAGAAATCATACTCACTACTGCTACAAATGATTGAAACATACTAAATTCTTCATTGGTAAATTGTAATGTTACCCTTATAAAGTAAGTAATGACAATTCCAAAAATAGGAGACATTAAAAAATTAATAAATAAAGCTAGCAATACGACAATCATTAAATTCGGGATTTCAAACGCTATTTGAATCCCTTCTTTGAAATCAGCCCAAAAACTGTTGACAACAGATTGTTCATTATCCATTTGCTGTTGAACTTTACGTTCAGGAATTTTCATAAACGCATAACCCATCATTGTAAAAAATAAAATACTCCCTGAAATGAATAAAGAACCTGTAATAGAAAAAGTTGAATAAATAAACGCTGCTACAAATGGTGTCATAATATTCACAATTCCATTATCGACTTGCATCCAAGTATTTGCTAGAGCTAATTGACTTTCTTCAACAATTGCCGGCAAAACACTCATCATTGGACCCGATTGAAAAACTTCTACTAATTCTAAAATAATGACCAAAACATAAATGGCCACTAAAGATAAACTACTTGCTACATAAGTTCCCAGTCCAAATATCACCAACGTAATAACAGTCATCAGCGTTGTATAAACCAACCCTTTTTGTCGATTCACTCGATCGCCCCAAACTCCTGCAATCGGAGAAAAAAGTAAACGTGGAAAAATAATAATCGATAAAATACTCGCAAAAGCAGTTGCAGAACCCGTCTTATCTAACACATAGAGTGATAAAGCATATTGAATAATATTACTTGCTGCTCCCGCAAATGTACTGCTAAACCATAATTTTCTAAAATTCGCATTGTTTAATATGATATCCATAAAACTTCACACTCACTTTCTAATATAATTAGATAAACATCTAACTTTATTAGAAGTTTACTACTAAAAAATAAAAAAGTCAACAAAAATTAGATAAAATTCTAATTTTGTTGACTTTCAATATTATTACATTTCAGAATTCCATTTACCAGTTGCATCTACATAGTAACTTCCAATCCATGTATCACGAGCTAATTCACCATTTTGCCCTAAATAGTATGAATCTTTCCAATAATCACGAGCATATTTTCCATTATCATGTAAGTAGAACCAGTTTTGATAATTCGAATCATAAACCCATTCTCCACTAGCCATATAACCGCCAGCTTCTAAATAGTAGTCACCTTTCCAAGTGTTTTCAAGGTATTCTCCATTTTCATCTAAATAGAACCAACTTGAGTAATTCGCATCATAAATCCATTGAGAAATCACTTTTTCACCATTTTTATAATAATGACGATTTACCCACCCATTTAATACTTTATTCGAAGTTTCAGCTTTAAAAGCTGTTCTAAAACTACGATAATTTCCTTTTGCAGTAGAAACTTTTGAAGTATCTCCACTCATTTCAACATTAACAGTAGCAGAACCATTTCTTCCTAAATAATTTTCAGCAAGATTTGAATCGAATCCATTTGATTTTAACCACTCAGTATTTGTAAAAGCTTGTGCAGTAATGATTCCTTTTCCATCTTGTTGGAAAGCTACTAAAGCTGTATGAGTAAAATCAGGACGAATTAAATTCCAATAATGTCCTATTTGTTCCCCAACTTCTAATGGTTGGTGATTTACTTTTGATTTTACATAAGCGGCTTTTTCACCATAGAAATACTCAATTCCTTCTAAAACTCCAGAACGATTCCAAGCTAAGTTTTCACCATAACTACGGACATTATCTTTTACAATACTAAACGGATTACTTTCTCCATTCGGACGACTATGTGCTAATAATACTGAAGCTTCTGCAGAACGAACTTCTGCAATTTTTTCTAAAGCTGTTGACCATTTAATGGGTACATAACGGTCTACTAAACCTTCCTCATAAGCTTCTTTACGAATTTCATTAATACGATTAATCATCGCTTCTTTACTATCAGATACATATGTTCCACTTACAACTGTTTCTTCAGCAAAGGCTGTTGTATTCTGACTATACGTACTAACTGTAAAAAGTATTAAAGCTGTAAGACCACCAAAAAATAGTTTTTTATATTTCATAGTTTTCCCCCCTATTCAATCTTCGTAAACTAGTATACACGAATTTCATGTCAACTATAGAGCAGTTATGTAACAGTTTAATGTCATTTTATTACTATTACTTTTCTAACAAATTTTATTGCCCTATTTTTTTCCAAAATTGTCCTGTCCACTCTTGGACTTTTGACCATAATTGTTTACCAGTTTCCTCCGCTTTTTGAATGAACTCATCTACATTTAATGACGAATCTTTTTTCTCAGTAGTGACAGCAGGAGCGACACCAAATGGTGTGTTTTTTGGATAGGTACTTAATAATCCATACATTTCTAATTGGAATAAAGGTCCCACTCCATGTGTGCTTGATACAGCAAGAGAATATTTTGCAGAATCATCATACCCCATCCAAGTCGCAACAACCATATCCGGTGTATATCCAATCATCCACTGATCTCTCGCACCAGCTTCTCCATTTACCGTTTCTGTTGTACCTGTTTTCCCTGCAATCGTATAACCTGCTGGCGCAGCATTCGCTCCACCACCACCAGGCGCATACACGGTTAATAACATACTTGTCATTTTATCAGCAACTGTTTCACTCGTCACTTTATTTGTTTGAGGAGTTGTATTATCAACAATCACTGCACCCGTTGCATCTACAATTTTAGTGACAAATCTACCTTTTGCACGAACGCCTTTATTAGCAAAAGTTGTATAAGCCGATGCCATTTCCATTGGAGAAACTCCTTTAGTTAGTCCTCCTAATGCAATTCCTAAATATTCGTCCTCTGGAACCGTTGAAATTCCAAATTGATGAACTTTTTCAATTCCTTTTTTCAACCCTAATTGATCAAGTAACCAAACAGCAGGAGCATTCCAACTTAAACTTAATGCTTCAGTCATTGTTACAGTTCCCTTATTTTGATGATTCCAGTTTTCAGGAGTATATTTTTCCGGCCCATATGAACGCTTTTCATCTACTAAGGTTGAATTAGGTTCATAGCCTTCCTCTAAGGCTAAAGTATAGACAGCTAAAGGTTTAAACGTTGAACCAGGTTGAACTTTCATTTGAGTTGCACGGTTAAATCCTCTAAAAGTATGCTTCCCTGCTCCATCAATTCTTCCCCCAACTACAGCTAACACATTTCCCGTTTGAGGTTCCATCGCAATAGAAGCAGCTTGAGCTTTCGTACCATCATCATAAGCCGGATATAATTGTGTGTTCCCAAATGTTTCTTCCATATCTGCTTGTAATTTTTGATTTAATCCAGTATAAATGCGATACCCTTTATTAAATAAATCCTCTTCCTTAATCCCATAATTTTGAGTAATTTCATTAATTACTGCATCAAAATAATAAGGATAACGATATCTTGAATTGGCTACATAACTATCTACAAGAACAATATCTGATTCCGAAGCAATATTCGCATCTTGCTCACTAATCTTTCCATTCGTCACCATTAATTGTAATACCGTAGCTCGTCTTTTTACAGTAGCATCATAATGATCAATAGGATTATAATAACTTGGTGCCTTTAAAGAACCTGCAAGTATTGCTGATTCACTAATGGATAAATCTGCTGCACTTTTTCCAAAATAACGTTGAGCAGCATTTTCAATCCCATATGCACCATTACCAAAATATGCATTATTCAAATACATCTCTAAAATTTGATCTTTTGTATAATGTTTTTCAATTTCAAAACTTAAAAATAATTCTTTGGCTTTTCTTAAAAATGTTTGATCTAATGTTAAAAATGCATTTTTTGCTAATTGCTGCGTTAAAGTACTACCCCCACCAACAATATTTCCACGATGAAGAATTAATCCAGCAAACGCACGAACAATCCCAATCGGATCAAAGCCTTTATGATCATAAAACCGTTTATCTTCTGTAGAGATAACAGCATCTTTCATCGAAGTAGAAATATTATCTATGGATACATATTCTGCTTTCGAGATATTTAAAGCACCTGCTTCTTTTGATTCCGCATCATAAATAACAGTTTCTTGAATCATCCCTGCCCTTAAACCACTCACATCTGCAGTCTTTGCCCCATATACTAAATAGGCTAAAAAGAAAGCAATGAAAGTTAAAAATATTGTACAAAATAGTTTTGTTACATGAAATTTTTTCCAAAATTCTCTCATTTTTTTAATCCATGGATGATGCCATATTTTTTTATACCATTTATCTTTTGAACCAATTTCTTTCTCACTATTATCCTGACGAGAAGGAATTTTTTGCGGTTCTAAAGGTTGATTGTCATTCATAAAATTCTCTCATTTCCTTAATTTCGATATAATATTATCGTAACATGAATCAATTTAACTGACAAATAATAGCACAAGTTTTAACGATTTATTAAAAAACAAAAAAGACTTCTTATAGTAGCAAGCCATGAGACTCGCTTTTGCGAGACTGCTGCCGTCCCTTACTACTTTAGAGAAGTCTAATTCTTATTCGCACTCTCATAAATATCCGTTAAAACAGAATAGACTTCTTATAGCAGTATGCGTAACAGCAGCCACACTTGTGGCTACTGTTACTAGGAAATTTTGAGACCATAGGCTCAAAATTTAGCCATGAAACCGAAGGTTTGCTGGCGTCCTATACTGCTATTAAAGAAGTCTAATTCTGTTCCGTTTACAGGGGAATAATAGTATCCGTTTCTTCGGTAGGTTCCTGCGTCGAAACAATCTCAATCATCAACCCATGCGGCAAACAAATACTCGTTTGCCCCACTCTAGAAATCCAACCCGTCTTAACTGCAATTTGATCAGGACTATTATCTTCCTTATCCCTAATTCTAGTCCCATCTACTTCAATAATATTATATTGCTCATCACTAGGGAAATAAATAAATTCCTCTCTCGGAGTATCCTCTTTCAATTCAAAACGTTGCACTTCTTCACCATTAATCGTAACAACAGCATAAATCTTCGCTTCCTCAGTCGAAGACGTCATCTGTTGTACCGCAAAAATAACATTTGGTAAAAACGATAAAATAAATAAGGCAATTACAATAATAATGTCATAAGGCTTCACTAAATGTTGATACTTCTTAAATTTCTCTCTCATAAATCCTCCATTAAAATTATTAGCCATTCTATTTTACAAAAAAATACGATTTTACACAACCAAAAAGACAAAACAAAAAAGACTTCTCATAGTAGCTGCCGTCCTTTGCTACTATATAGAGAAGTCTAATTTTTTTACGTACCCTCATAAATATCTGCAAATAGGAAACTCTGAGACCCAGGCTCAGAGTTTAGCAATGAGACTCGCTTTTGCGAGGCTGCTTGCGTCCTATACTGCTATTGAAGAAATCTAATTCTTTACGTACCCTCATTAAACATCCAATAAAATAGAAAGGACTTCTCATAGTAGCATATGTACAAGTAGCTGCTTTTGGCTACTTGTACTAGGAAACTTTGAGACCTTAGGCTCAAAGTTTAGGCATGAGACCGCAGGGCTGCTGCCGTCCTTTGCTACTATATAGAGAA
It includes:
- a CDS encoding ArsR/SmtB family transcription factor; the encoded protein is MQFKQEQMEFVNQLLYPMLILKKDRDEERPLSSLEEQLEDIVEEMKQMSIPLEPYKDNIRYYYKDDVLSNFFMNVKNILHYRSFEAYAEDLEKIDEEEIKKQLMTNIVKQDEEEASVEDKVTELLGNQFAFLDFLKNLPIDDTLRWNYFTIMSQPKKFVEDFITLHQTLKPIFEKVYAEYLPILEKSYEEFETTVQEHPTILVEAFSGTKLIEEIDWKSDEISVIPTLLLSDFFFQDSEILILGAKSLEVIQHIIQTKLDKQQERINVFKNLGDKTRYQIFCEIAKGTKSVKGIAEQLGITSATVSYHINELLLSNLVVHGWNKKDCTQAIYTELITEVMNGLMEDSFMTNTLENEK
- a CDS encoding MFS transporter — translated: MDIILNNANFRKLWFSSTFAGAASNIIQYALSLYVLDKTGSATAFASILSIIIFPRLLFSPIAGVWGDRVNRQKGLVYTTLMTVITLVIFGLGTYVASSLSLVAIYVLVIILELVEVFQSGPMMSVLPAIVEESQLALANTWMQVDNGIVNIMTPFVAAFIYSTFSITGSLFISGSILFFTMMGYAFMKIPERKVQQQMDNEQSVVNSFWADFKEGIQIAFEIPNLMIVVLLALFINFLMSPIFGIVITYFIRVTLQFTNEEFSMFQSFVAVVSMISPLIAYRLITESKEPVHLLLKYTVGFVVGLFVVMCGTMARDIFSMNQWMAIASILVGFIVVSILATYINIQLSTISEKIIPEQFLGRIGTTLGMLSTISVPIGQLVFGIILDYFNATVCLVVSIVGLVVFLIIANRMYHDSSKEAKNAI
- a CDS encoding CAP domain-containing protein, which gives rise to MKYKKLFFGGLTALILFTVSTYSQNTTAFAEETVVSGTYVSDSKEAMINRINEIRKEAYEEGLVDRYVPIKWSTALEKIAEVRSAEASVLLAHSRPNGESNPFSIVKDNVRSYGENLAWNRSGVLEGIEYFYGEKAAYVKSKVNHQPLEVGEQIGHYWNLIRPDFTHTALVAFQQDGKGIITAQAFTNTEWLKSNGFDSNLAENYLGRNGSATVNVEMSGDTSKVSTAKGNYRSFRTAFKAETSNKVLNGWVNRHYYKNGEKVISQWIYDANYSSWFYLDENGEYLENTWKGDYYLEAGGYMASGEWVYDSNYQNWFYLHDNGKYARDYWKDSYYLGQNGELARDTWIGSYYVDATGKWNSEM
- a CDS encoding transglycosylase domain-containing protein, whose protein sequence is MNDNQPLEPQKIPSRQDNSEKEIGSKDKWYKKIWHHPWIKKMREFWKKFHVTKLFCTIFLTFIAFFLAYLVYGAKTADVSGLRAGMIQETVIYDAESKEAGALNISKAEYVSIDNISTSMKDAVISTEDKRFYDHKGFDPIGIVRAFAGLILHRGNIVGGGSTLTQQLAKNAFLTLDQTFLRKAKELFLSFEIEKHYTKDQILEMYLNNAYFGNGAYGIENAAQRYFGKSAADLSISESAILAGSLKAPSYYNPIDHYDATVKRRATVLQLMVTNGKISEQDANIASESDIVLVDSYVANSRYRYPYYFDAVINEITQNYGIKEEDLFNKGYRIYTGLNQKLQADMEETFGNTQLYPAYDDGTKAQAASIAMEPQTGNVLAVVGGRIDGAGKHTFRGFNRATQMKVQPGSTFKPLAVYTLALEEGYEPNSTLVDEKRSYGPEKYTPENWNHQNKGTVTMTEALSLSWNAPAVWLLDQLGLKKGIEKVHQFGISTVPEDEYLGIALGGLTKGVSPMEMASAYTTFANKGVRAKGRFVTKIVDATGAVIVDNTTPQTNKVTSETVADKMTSMLLTVYAPGGGGANAAPAGYTIAGKTGTTETVNGEAGARDQWMIGYTPDMVVATWMGYDDSAKYSLAVSSTHGVGPLFQLEMYGLLSTYPKNTPFGVAPAVTTEKKDSSLNVDEFIQKAEETGKQLWSKVQEWTGQFWKKIGQ
- a CDS encoding NusG domain II-containing protein translates to MREKFKKYQHLVKPYDIIIVIALFILSFLPNVIFAVQQMTSSTEEAKIYAVVTINGEEVQRFELKEDTPREEFIYFPSDEQYNIIEVDGTRIRDKEDNSPDQIAVKTGWISRVGQTSICLPHGLMIEIVSTQEPTEETDTIIPL